AATACAGTCATCACCAACATAAAGCTGATCGCACTCCTGACGCACATCCCACGAAAAACGGCCGTGACTTGAGTCGTACTTGAGCAAATGCGCCATACCTTCCGCACTCGCCAGCTCGTTAATCGCCACAACGGCAATCTCAGCTCGGCGACCTGATTCATACAACGCACGTAAAACACTGCGGCCTATGCGGCCAAAACCGTTTATCGCAATACGGATCGTCATGGCGTTCCTTGTGGTTCCTTATGTCATCGCTGGGCTACCCAGCGCATAGGATATACCCTTCTTAGACACCAGAGAACCCCTTACGAAACGCCGTCAGCACAACAACTGAAACGCTTCAGCTAGAATAAACGAATTAACGCATAAAAGAAATATTCTCGTCTGGCACACGCCAGAAGAGTGACCTGCGTCATAAAAATGAAAAAACGGCATTTGGGGAGCAGGCAAAGCACATTGAGAATAAGGGGAAATTCAGGATGAAAAAAAGCCGCCAGCATTAGCTGACGGCTTCTCATATCGGGGTTTAACGCAGCATGATTACTTCAGCAGCGCCTGCGCCTTTTCCACCACGTTGTCCACGGTGAAACCGAAGGTTTCAAACAGTTGCTCAGCCGGCGCCGATTCGCCGAAGCTCGTCATGCCGACAATCGCGCCATTCAGGCCAACATACTTGAACCAGTAGTCCGCGATACCCGCTTCAATCGCCACGCGCGCCGATACCGCCTTCGGCAGCACCGCTTCACGGTAGGCTGCATCCTGCTTGTCGAACGCATCCGTAGACGGCATCGACACCACGCGCACCTTGCGGCCTGCGGCAGTCAGCTTGTCATAGGCGCCAACCGCCAGTTCAACTTCTGAACCCGTCGCAATCAGGATTAGCTCAGGCTGACCGTCGCTGTCTTTCAGCACGTAGCCGCCTTTCGCCACATTCGCCAGTTGCTCCGCGGTACGGGGCTGCTGCGCCAGATTCTGACGGGACAGGATGAGCGACGTCGGGCCGTCCTGACGCTCAATGGCGTATTTCCATGCCACCGCCGTTTCCACCTGGTCTGCCGGACGCCAGTTGCTCATGTTCGGCGTCACGCGCAGGCTCGCCAGCTGTTCAACCGGCTGGTGCGTCGGGCCGTCTTCGCCCAGACCGATGGAGTCGTGGGTGTAAACGTAGATGCTGCGGATTTTCATCAGCGCGGCCATACGCACGGCATTACGCGCGTATTCCACAAACATCAGGAAGGTCGCGGTGTACGGCACAAAGCCGCCGTGCAGCGCAATCCCGTTGGCAATCGCCGTCATGCCGAATTCGCGCACGCCGTAGTGGATGTAGTTGCCCGCGTGGTCTTTGTCCAGCGAGACCGAGCCGGACCAGATGGTCAGGTTGCTCGGTGCCAGGTCGGCAGAGCCGCCCAGGAATTCCGGCAGCAGTTTGCCGTAGGCTTCCAGCGCGTTCTGTGAGGCTTTGCGGCTGGCGATTTTCGCCGGATTGGCCTGCAAATCGTCGATAAATTTCTGTGCATCCGCCTGCCAGTTGCCTGGCAGCTCACCGCCGGTGCGGCGCTTGAACTCGGCGGCCAGTTCCGGGTAGGCGCTGGCGTAGGCGGCAAACGCCTCGTTCCAGGCCGCTTCCTTACGCTGGCCCGCTGGTTTGGCGTCCCAGGCTGCATAGATATCCGCCGGGATCTCAAACGGCGCATACGCCCAGCCCAGCTGTTCGCGGGAGGCGGCCACTTCGGCATCACCCAGCGGCGCGCCGTGGGAGTCGTGCGTACCGGCCTTGTTCGGTGAACCGAAGCCAATCACGGTTTTGCACATCAGCAGCGACGGTTTGTCAGTGACAAGCTGCGCTTCGCCGATGGCGCGTTTGATGGCGTCCGCATCGTGACCGTCTACGCCGCGCACCACGTGCCAGCCGTAGGCTTCAAAGCGGGCGGCGGTATCGTCGGTGAACCAGCCTTCAACGTGGCCGTCAATAGAGATGCCGTTGTCATCATAAAACGCGGTCAGTTTGCCGAGCTTCATGGTGCCGGCCAGCGAGCAGACTTCGTGGGAAATCCCTTCCATCATGCAGCCGTCACCCAGGAAGGCATAGGTGTGGTGGTCGACAATCTCGTGACCCGGACGGTTGAACTGCGCCGCCAGCGTGCGCTCGGCAATCGCCATGCCGACCGCGTTGGCAATCCCCTGACCCAGCGGGCCGGTGGTGGTTTCGACGCCCGCGGTGTAGCCGTATTCAGGGTGACCCGGCGTTTTGGAATGCAGCTGGCGGAAGTTTTTCAATTCTTCAATCGGCAGGTCGTAGCCGGAGAGATGCAGCAGGCTGTAAATCAGCATGGACGCGTGGCCGTTGGACAGCACGAAGCGGTCACGGTTGGCCCAGTTGGGGTTGGCCGGATTATGGTTGAGGTAATCGCGCCACAGGACTTCGGCGATATCGGCCATGCCCATCGGTGCGCCCGGGTGACCGGATTTGGCTTTCTGCACCCCATCCATGCTCAGCGCGCGGATAGCATTGGCAAGTTCTTTACGAGAGGACATGCTTGACTCCAGATCGGATTGAACGACTGCCCTTCCTGTAAAACAAATAAAAATCAATAAGTTAAACAAGAATGACAAAATAAATATGATTACAAATGTACATGAAAAATGTAGCGAATGCACATGGAACCGTGAGCAAAAAACAGGGATTTATTGGCTGACGAATCAATAGCGGTTCTTTTGCCAATTGCGCAGTGAATTACAGCGCCATACGCGATGTTTTCTAGTGGGTTCACCTTTATTTGGCGTGCCTTTTGGGAACGTATCAGAAACAAAATGCATTGCCTGCGCGCTCTCGTAAAAAGTACAAATCAGATTTTCCGATCTATTTCTCAATGTCGTTTTCGGGTAGTTTATAGCCGATTTTCTTTCGTACTAAAAAACAAGAACGCTCGTAGGGAGATGATTTTTATGGTAATTCGTTCTTCTGTGCTGGCGCTGTGTGTCGCAACGTTGCTGACCGGCTGCCAAAACTTAAACACCAATACCTTAATGCAATCCGGCGCTCAGGCGTTTCAGGCGGCAACGCTCAGCGATGCGCAGGTTAAAGCGCTTAGCAACCAGTCCTGTGAGCAAATGGACAAAGAGGCAAACATTGCCCCTGCCGACAACAAGTACACACAACGCTTGAATAAAATTGCAGATGCGCTGGGTCATGACATCAACGGTACGCCAGCCAACTACAAGGTTTATCTGACAAAAGACGTTAACGCCTGGGCAATGGCTAACGGCTGTATCCGGGTGTACAGCGGCCTGATGGACATCATGAACGACAATGAAGTCGAAGGCGTTCTCGGCCACGAAATGGGTCACGTTGCGCTGGGACACACGCGTAAAGCGATGCAGGTTGCCTATGCTGCGACGGCCGCCCGTACTGCCATCGCCTCTGCTGGCGGTGTCGCGCAGTCCTTGTCAGAATCTCAGCTAGCGGATCTGGGAGAAAAACTGGTTAATTCCCAGTTCTCTCAAACTCAAGAAACGCAGGCCGATGATTACTCCTTTGATTTGCTGAAGAAACGCGGCATCAATCGGGAAGGCCTGGCGAGCAGCTTTGAGAAACTCGCAAAACTCGATGCTGGCCATGAGAGCAGCATGTTCGACTCCCACCCTTCATCTGAAGGGCGCGCCAAACACATTCGTGAACGCATTGCTGCCGAGAAGTAACCCCGCGTTCTGATGACGCACAGAGCAGGCACATCGTGGGCAATTGAAAAAATCTCAATTGCCCGCTAGTCATCCGACCACTATCATCCCCGCCATATTCGCTGTAAGCTGTCATGAAATTGCCATCTTTAATCTCGCCATCGTCATGATGATAGGATTTAAGAATTAATCGATAATAAATAGATAGCTATTTTCAATCGCACTAACTTTTCGTTCTCTTTTTAAGAAACGATACTCCGTGGATTTCCAGATGCTGGAAAGCCGTCATCCACCAATGCGGCGGCATACCGACAAACAGGTAACCACGATTAGCACAGAGACCTACGTCTCAATCAGCAGGAATCTTGTGGTAACCCCCTGTATTTAAAGATAGAAATAAACCAGTAAATCAAGCATACTATGTTAAACCAATAAAAATTTTTCCAGTTTGATCATATAGATATATGATAACCCCTGTTGTCTCTTTCACAGGTTTCTCTAGAGGCTCCACCTTTTAGCGATTTAACGGCATTTCAGGATCGCGATTTCTTAATAACTGGATAACATCAGCAGCAATTATTGGTTTGTGGCCACTTTCAGACAATAAACTCATATGTGTTAAAAATCATGGATGTGAGAATTTTCAGTAAATGCAATTTTACCACGGTAGGATTACGGGAAATCCTATCCGGTATCCCTATGCTCTCGATAAAGCCCGTCAACAGGTTTACGCTGCAGCAGGGAAAGAAAAAATGTATTTTCATCATCGACGGTAGCAGTGAGGGCTTTGAGGAATACTATGAGTCGATAAGAACTCACTTTTATAATATGGCGTCGTCGTTCGTGATCATCAATAATTCCCCCAATCACCCTCCCGTGTGCATTGACGAAAAAACGATTCTTATTTCAAAATCAGCAGCCATCGATTCTTTTTATAAATTACTCGATTTCGTCCACCTTCACGATCGCCGTTTATTCAGTCCCGTCAGGTTGTCAAAATCTGAATATGCCGTATTCCAGTATTGGTGTGCGGGCTACACGGCGGAAGCGATTGCCGATATCATCGGATTAAATAAGAAGTCAGTACTGAACAGCAAATCACGATTACTGAATAAATATGGCGTTCAGGATAAAAACTCTTTACTGCTAATTGCCAAGATTATCTTCAAAGACAGCGTCATTGAAGAATTTGATTCCCTTCCCAAACCAGCAACCGATATCAATATAAGTAATTCGCTTATCTGATCGATGGCCGAAAAAAAGGGATGCGCGCTCGCATCCCCTTTTACTTCGTCAGTCACACTTATTCTTCATCTTCCAAATAAGTATAGCCGTACAGCCCGGATTCAAACTCTTCCATGAACTGTGCCTGAAGTTCAGCATCCAGATCGGTTTCTTTAACCTGATCGCGGAAACGAGTCATCAGCACGTCAGGGTCAAGCTGCACATATTCCAGCATGTCGGCAACCGTGTTCCCTTCGTCGGATTCTTCAATCTCGACGGTGCCATCCTGGAAGACAAACACGTCTACGGTCGACGTATCACCGAACAGGTTATGCATGTTCCCCAGAATTTCCTGATAGGCACCGACCATAAAGAAGCCCAGCAGCGGCGGGTTTTCTGGATCGTAAGGCGGCATTGGCATCGTTGTCGCAATGCCGTCACCATCGACATAGTGATCGATCGTACCGTCGGAATCACAGGTGATGTCCAGCAGCACCGCGCGGCGTTCAGGCTGCTTATCCAGCCCTTCCAGCGGCAGTACCGGGAACAGTTGATCGATACCCCATGCGTCCGGCATGGATTGGAACAGCGAGAAGTTGACATACAGCTTGTCCGCCATCCGCTCCTGTAACTCATCAATCACCGGCCGGTGCGCACGGTTACTCGGATCCAACTGCTCCTGAATCAGCTTACAGATGCTCAGATAAAGTTGCTCTGCTTTCGCACGCTGTGTCAGATCCAACATGCCGTGCGTGTACTGGGTATGTACATCGTGCAAATCCATCTGGCTGTCATGCAGCCACTCACGCAACGAACGACGTTTTCCTGGCTGCTTGATTTCCTTCCAGGTCGACCACAGGCTCTCCAGCGCGCGCGGCGCATCTTCTTCCGGCTCGGTAGGTTCGCTGAACTCGTTGCGTTCCACCCCGATAATATTGGAAACCAGTACGGTATGGTGCGCGGTGACCGCACGACCGGATTCGGTGATCACCGTCGGATGCGGCAGCCCGTGTTCATTACAGGCATCGCCGATACCCCAAATCACGTTGTTGGCGTATTCATTCAGGCCATAGTTCACTGAACAATCGGACTGAGAGCGCGTACCTTCATAGTCCACGCCCAAACCGCCACCGACGTCAAAACACTGGATATTCACGCCCAGCTTATGCAGCTCGACATAGAAACGCGCAGACTCACGCACGCCCGTCGCGATATCACGGATATTTGCCAGTTGCGACCCCAAATGGAAATGCAGCAGTTGCAGGCTATCCAACCGCCCCGCGTCACGCAGCATCTCAACCAGTTGCAGAACCTGAATCGCCGCCAGACCAAATTTGGATTTTTCGCCACCGCTGGATTGCCATTTACCCGACCCCTGAGAGGCGAGACGTGCGCGAACGCCGAGGCGCGGCACCACATTCAAACGCTCGGCTTCTTCCAGCACCAGACGAATTTCAGACATCTTCTCGATGACCAGATACACCTTGTGGCCCAGCTTTTCACCGATGAGTGCCAGACGGATGTATTCACGGTCTTTATAGCCGTTACACACGATCACCGTGCGCGTCATGCCGGCGTGGCCGAGAACAGCCATCAGTTCCGCTTTTGAACCGGCTTCCAGACCCAACGGTTCACCGGAATTCGCCAGTGACTCAATCACGCGACGATGCTGGTTAACCTTGATGGGATAAACCAGAAAATAGCCACCTTCATAGCCAAACGATTCACGAGCCTGTTTAAACGCCGCATTAATAGAACGTAGGCGATGCTGAAGGATTTGCGGAAAGCAGAATAGCGCAGGAAGACGCTGGTGGTGGTCTCTCTGCATATCTTTGACCAATCTGGCCAGATCGACGCGAGCTTCTGGTACGTCAGGATCCGGGCACACGCTAATGTGGCCCAGCTCATTGACGTCATAGTAATTATTACCCCACCAGGCAATATTGTAGGTACGAAGCATTTCGCTGGCATTACGGTCATTCATGGCAACCTCCTGCATTGAGCGCAAATTTTCATGTTTACCCGTCGCTGACGAGCCGTGATGAATCATGTCGTCAGACATAACGAACCTCTTCTTTTTCTAGACTGCTGATCACATCAGTACCTGAATAAACCGCCCACATGAGCATACCTGCAACATGCGGCGTCGACAGTGAAAAAATCGGCGTAGTGAAATATGCCGTCACTTTATTACTCTTATTAGTGTAAAACACGTTGTCAGGCTCCGTGTTACGGGTCGATAAAACTCGTCGTGAAAATCACCGGGCGAACGTGACCAGAAAGGCGTTAAGCGCTTCTGGCAGAAAGAATAACAGGCGGATTAACCAGCCCTGGAGTCCTGTGTCGAATTTAAAGACAGGCTACGTCGGGAAACGGAAAAGAAGGGTTGAGTCGCGGACGCGATAGCGTCAAAAGGGACATATTGCGAACGCAATATACTCAGTAAACAACGGATCATTAATCCTACCACCTCCACGTGCGCCGCAGGTCATGCGGTCAGCTATCAATAAGCAATTCAAGATGTCGCGGATTGCATCACCGCTCGCCGTTTATACCTACATGCTACTGGAAAAGCAAAATGAAAATTGTCGCTAGTCATCTCTTGTAAAAGAAAAAACGGCCGATGATAAAAGGACGATGGCATGCTAATGCGAAAAACTACTGGCACTGAGACTAAAAGGTGACCTAGAATAGCCATCCAGATGTTAATCCGTCTATACCGATTAACTGATACACTGCTTAACGGCTTTGATTTGAAGGTAAAGAAACTCATGGCTAAACACCTTTTTACGTCCGAGTCAGTCTCTGAAGGACATCCTGATAAAATTGCTGACCAGATTTCTGATGCGGTTCTCGACGCCATTCTGGAGCAAGACCCAAAAGCGCGTGTCGCTTGTGAGACTTATGTAAAGACCGGAATGGTGTTAGTCGGTGGCGAAATCACCACCAGCGCCTGGGTCGATATCGAAGAAATTACCCGTCGTACCGTGCGTGATATCGGTTATGTCAATTCCGAAATGGGTTTTGATGCCAACTCTTGCGCCGTACTGAGCGCGATTGGTAAGCAATCTCCAGACATCAATCAGGGCGTTGACCGCACCGATCCGCTGGAGCAAGGCGCGGGCGATCAGGGTTTGATGTTCGGCTACGCGACCAATGAAACCGACGTGCTGATGCCAGCCCCAGTGACTTACGCGCACCGTCTGGTTCAGCGTCAGTCAGAAGTGCGTAAGAGTGGCACTCTGCCGTGGCTGCGCCCGGATGCGAAAAGCCAGGTTACGTTCCTGTACGACGATGGCAAGATTGCCGGCATCGATGCCGTGGTACTGTCTACCCAGCATTCGGAAGACATCAGCCAAAAAGATCTGCATGAAGCGGTGATGGAAGAGATCATCAAACCGGTTCTGCCTGCCGAATGGCTGTCTGCCAATACCAAATATTTCATCAACCCGACCGGACGCTTTGTTATCGGCGGCCCGATGGGTGACTGCGGCCTGACCGGTCGTAAAATCATCGTTGATACCTACGGTGGCGCGGCGCGTCACGGCGGCGGGGCATTCTCCGGTAAGGATCCATCTAAAGTAGACCGTTCTGCAGCCTATGCCGCGCGCTATGTTGCCAAGAATATCGTTGCGGCTGGCCTGGCCGATCGCTGCGAAATTCAGGTGTCCTACGCTATCGGCGTAGCAGAACCGACCTCTATCATGATCGAAACCTTCGGCACAGAGAAAGTGTCTACCGAGCAACTGACGCTGCTGGTACGCGAATTCTTCGATCTGCGTCCTTACGGCTTAATTCAGATGCTAGACCTGCTGCACCCGATTTATCAGGAAACGGCAGCCTATGGTCACTTTGGCCGTGAACATTTCCCGTGGGAAAAAACAGACAAAGCCGCACAGCTGCGCGAGGCCGCGGGTCTATAATCCGGCGATGCAATAAAGACCAAACAGCGAATGAAGATTCGCTGTTTGAGGTTACTGATAAAGTCCGTAGAGCGAGAGCAACGGATAGATCGTAAAGACGCTGTAAACACGTCCCTGTGCGCTCGGCTTGCGCCATCCCTGGCGCAAACGCTTTACTCTTCTATTCCGTTACTCTCGTTTTCGTTCGACAAATAGGTTTGTCAACTGTCTGAAACGGCGAATTCTCATTCGCCGTTTTTCATTATGATTTCCCTCCGCGTCACCTATTGCGTCTCCCTGCTACTCACTTTATCCTCACCGAATATGAATACACCCCGAATCCCCATTGCCAGCCATCAGGCTGTGATGCGCTGTCTGCGTGATAAATTGCAGCAGGCTAATCTCGCGTTGCAAACGGACTACACCGAACCCACGGTAAATTACCAGCAACGTGGCGCCACGGCAGGAACGGCCTGGCTGCAACACTGGGAAATTCGGCTGAATCCTGTCTTGTTGCAGGAAAATCAGCAGGCTTTTATCGATGAGGTGGTTCCTCATGAACTGGCTCATCTTCTGGTCTACGCGCGCTTTGGCCGTGTCGCGCCACATGGCAAAGAATGGCGCTGGATGATGGAAAGCGTCCTGCATGTTCCGGCAAAACGCACGCATCGGTTTGCAGTGCAATCCGTGCAGGGGCAAACCTTCACGTACCTGTGCGATTGCCAACGGCATGAACTGACGATCCGCCGACACAATCGGGTGCTGCGCGGCGAAACAGAATATCGCTGCCGTCGTTGCGGGAAAACCTTACGTCATGATGTAAAAAGTTCTATTTAAAAGGGAATTTCCAGTTTTAAAAACTGCTTTTGCATTTGCCTGCCGACGAGACATCCGGTAGTCTGCCAACTTTACAGCCTGTGGATTATTTGGAATATGCTACGCAAAATTCTCGCTATCTCCGCCGTTGGCGCGGCGCTGTTTTCGGCCACCGCGTTAGGTCAGAACATCAATAATTTTTCGCAGGCAAAAGCCGCAGCAGTCGAAATCAACCGGGATGCGCCGGGTTCGTTCTACTGCGGTTGCAAAATTACATGGCAAGGCAAGAAAGGCACTCCCGACCTTGAATCCTGCGGCTATCAGGTAAGAAAAAATGAACAGCGTGCCAGCCGTATCGAATGGGAACACGTTGTGCCTGCCTGGCAGTTCGGCCACCAGCGTCAGTGCTGGCAGGATGGCGGCAGAAAGAACTGTAGCAGCGACCCCGTCTACCGTGAGATGGAAACCGATTTGCATAACCTGCAACCGGCTATCGGCGAGGTAAACGGCGATCGCGGCAATGCGATGTATGGGCAGTGGAACGGTGGTACATCCCAGTACGGCCAATGCGAGATGAAGATCGATTTTAAAAACAATCTGGCAGAGCCACCTGCTCGCGCTCGCGGCCAGATCGCCCGTACCTATTTCTACATGCGCGATCGCTATCAGTTACGCTTGTCCAGTCAGCAAACTCAGCTGTTCGAAGCCTGGGATAAGCAGTACCCGGTCACACCGTGGGAATGTACCCGCAATCAGCGCATCGCCGCAAAACAGGGAAACCCGAACCCCTACGTTCAACAAGCTTGCCAGCGCTAGTTCGTCTACCTACTATAGCGAATCTGTTTCCAGCAAAACCGCCGTCAGATAACGGTGGTGTTGCCTGTTTCTGGCGTTCATTCGCTTCTCTTTTATTCAAAGGTCTGAATCCGCATGCGAGTACCACGCATTTTTCATCCCGAGACGCTCCCCCTACACGGCGGTGAAGCCGAACTGAGCGACGATGCCGCCAATCACGTTGGTCGCGTGTTACGCATGAATACGGGACAGGCATTGCAGTTGTTTGATGGCAGCAATCATGTCTTTGATGCGGAAATCATCGCGGCCAGCAAAAAGAGTGTGCGCGTTCGCTTCACAGCAGGTAAGTTGGAAAATAAAGAATCGCCCCTACATTTACATCTGGGACAGGTGATGTCACGCGGCGAAAAGATGGAGTTTACTATCCAGAAATCTATCGAGCTGGGCGTCAATGTGATTACCCCGCTGCTTTCCGAACGCTGTGGCGTAAAGCTGGATGCCGAGCGTATGGAGAAAAAAATTAGCCAGTGGCAGAAAATTGCGATTGCCGCCTGTGAACAATCTGGCCGCAACTGTGTGCCGCTGGTGCGGCCAGCGATGACGCTGGAAGCCTGGTGTGCAGAACAAGACAACGCGTTGAAATTAAATCTGCACCCACGCGCTACACAGAGCATCAATACACTGCCGCTGCCCGTAGAACGGGTCAGATTGCTAATAGGACCAGAAGGCGGGCTCACCGCCGATGAAATTACCATGACCTCAGAACACGGATTCACTGATATCCTGTTGGGGCCACGCGTCTTGCGCACAGAAACCACTGCACTCACCGCCATGACCGCCTTACAGGTACGTTTCGGCGATTTGGGGTAAAGGAGAAAAGAATGATCAAACTCGGTATCGTGATGGATCCGATTGACACCATCAATATCAAGAAAGACACCAGCTTTGCCATGCTGCTGGAAGCACAGCGCCGTGGTTGGGAACTGCATTACATGGAGATGAACGATCTCTACATGCACGCAGGCGTCGCCCGTGCGACAACGCGTCGCCTGAGCGTCCAGTACGATTACGACGGCTGGTACGATTTCTCCGGCGAGCAGGACATTGCGTTGGAAGAGCTGGATGTGGTGCTGATGCGTAAAGATCCGCCGTTCGATACGGAGTTCATCTACGCCACCTATATTCTGGAACGCGCAGAAGAGAAAGGCACGCTGATCGTCAACAAACCGCAAAGCCTGCGTGATTGCAATGAGAAGCTGTTCACCGCCTGGTTCCCGCACCTGACTCCCGATACGCTCGTCACACGTCGTGCCGATAAGCTGCGTCAGTTCCATGAAAAACACGGTGACGTCATTCTCAAGCCGCTGGACGGCATGGGTGGTGCGTCTATTTTCCGTTTGAAGCAGGACGACGCCAACGTCTCCGTGATCATCGAGACGCTGACCGAACACGCCACCCGCTACTGCATGGCGCAAAATTATCTGCCTGCGATTAAAGACGGCGATAAACGCGTGCTGGTGGTCGATGGCGAACCCGTCCCTTACTGCCTGGCGCGTATCCCGAAAAGCGGTGAGACACGCGGTAATCTGGCCGCCGGTGGCCGTGGTGAAGCACGTCCGCTAACCGAAAGCGACTGGAAAATCGCCCGTGACGTCGCCCCAACGTTAAAAGCCAAAGGCCTGATTTTTGTCGGTCTGGACATCATCGGTGACCGTTTGACAGAAATTAACGTCACCAGCCCGACCTGCGTGCGTGAAATCGAAGCCGCCTACCCGGATGTTTCCATTACCGGTATGTTGATGGACGCCATTGAGAAACGTCTGGCTGTACGTACCCGCTAATACCAGAGACACCGCACACACCACTCGGCCCGCGCAATACGGGCCGTTTCTCCAACGCTGACGGATATCGATAAAAATACACAATGAATTTACAGCATCACTTCCTCATTGCTATGCCAGCACTACAGGACTCTGTATTTAAACGTTCGGTGGTCTATATCTGCGAACATAATGAAGACGGAGCCATGGGGCTGATCATCAATAAACCGATGGATCAGTTTTCCGTGGAAAATGTGCTGAACAAGCTAAAAATAGATCCGACACCGCGCGATCCTGCCATTCGATTGGATAACCCCGTCTTCATGGGCGGCCCGCTGGCGGACGATCGGGGTTTTATCCTGCACACGCCTTGTCCCGGCTTTGGCTCCAGCATCAGTATTTCTGAAGACACCATGATCACCACGTCAAAAGACGTGCTGGAAACGTTGGGGACACCTAGTCAGCCGAAAAATACGCTGGTCGCCTTAGGCTATTCCGCCTGGGAGAACGGCCAGTTGGAAGAAGAGCTGCTGGAGAACGCCTGGCTGACCACGCCGGCCGATAAAGACATTCTGTTCCACACGCCGATTGCAGAACGTTGGCGGGCGGCGGCCAGAAAGCTGGGCATCGATATTCATAATATCTCCACCGAAGCGGGACATGCCTGATGAACAGCAGAACCATCCTTGCCTTTGATTTTGGGACAAAAAGCATCGGTGTCGCCATCGGTCAGGAGATTACCGGTACAGCACGCCCACTGACCTCATTCAAAGCGCAGGAAGGCATCCCAGACTGGCAAAAAGTGGAGAAGCTGTTGTCAGAATGGCAACCTGATCTGGTCGTCGTCGGCTTACCGCTCAACATGGATGGCACCGAACAGCCATTGACGGCACGGGCGCGAAAGTTCGCTAACCGACTGCATGGCCGTTTTGGCGTCGCGATTGAGTTACACGATGAACGCTTGAGTACCGTAGAAGCGCGCGCGGATCTCTTCGAACGTGGCGGCTTTAGAGCACTGGATAAAGGGAGTGTAGACGCGGCCTCTGCGGTGATTATTCTGGAAAGCTGGTTCGAGGCACAACACTAAAAAACGCGGGTTGTGGCGAGCCACAAAAATGGCGTACTGGACAGCACGCCATAAAGTCATCCCGCGTTGGCAGAAAGCCCGACAACACGGGAAAGCGCTAATTAAGCGTCTGGGAATTCACGGATAAAGCGTTCAACGTCATTCACCATTGATTCCGTCCCGACGAAGAACGGTGAGCGCTGGTGCAGTTTCTCCGGCGTAATATCCAGAATACGGTTTTTACCGTCACTGGCCTTACCGCCCGCCTGCTCCGCCAAAAACGCCATCGGGTTGCATTCGTACAGCAAACGCAGTTTGCCTTTCGGGTAGCT
The genomic region above belongs to Pectobacterium colocasium and contains:
- the endA gene encoding deoxyribonuclease I, whose protein sequence is MLRKILAISAVGAALFSATALGQNINNFSQAKAAAVEINRDAPGSFYCGCKITWQGKKGTPDLESCGYQVRKNEQRASRIEWEHVVPAWQFGHQRQCWQDGGRKNCSSDPVYREMETDLHNLQPAIGEVNGDRGNAMYGQWNGGTSQYGQCEMKIDFKNNLAEPPARARGQIARTYFYMRDRYQLRLSSQQTQLFEAWDKQYPVTPWECTRNQRIAAKQGNPNPYVQQACQR
- a CDS encoding SprT family zinc-dependent metalloprotease; the protein is MNTPRIPIASHQAVMRCLRDKLQQANLALQTDYTEPTVNYQQRGATAGTAWLQHWEIRLNPVLLQENQQAFIDEVVPHELAHLLVYARFGRVAPHGKEWRWMMESVLHVPAKRTHRFAVQSVQGQTFTYLCDCQRHELTIRRHNRVLRGETEYRCRRCGKTLRHDVKSSI
- the ruvX gene encoding Holliday junction resolvase RuvX, with product MNSRTILAFDFGTKSIGVAIGQEITGTARPLTSFKAQEGIPDWQKVEKLLSEWQPDLVVVGLPLNMDGTEQPLTARARKFANRLHGRFGVAIELHDERLSTVEARADLFERGGFRALDKGSVDAASAVIILESWFEAQH
- the rsmE gene encoding 16S rRNA (uracil(1498)-N(3))-methyltransferase; amino-acid sequence: MRVPRIFHPETLPLHGGEAELSDDAANHVGRVLRMNTGQALQLFDGSNHVFDAEIIAASKKSVRVRFTAGKLENKESPLHLHLGQVMSRGEKMEFTIQKSIELGVNVITPLLSERCGVKLDAERMEKKISQWQKIAIAACEQSGRNCVPLVRPAMTLEAWCAEQDNALKLNLHPRATQSINTLPLPVERVRLLIGPEGGLTADEITMTSEHGFTDILLGPRVLRTETTALTAMTALQVRFGDLG
- the gshB gene encoding glutathione synthase; amino-acid sequence: MIKLGIVMDPIDTINIKKDTSFAMLLEAQRRGWELHYMEMNDLYMHAGVARATTRRLSVQYDYDGWYDFSGEQDIALEELDVVLMRKDPPFDTEFIYATYILERAEEKGTLIVNKPQSLRDCNEKLFTAWFPHLTPDTLVTRRADKLRQFHEKHGDVILKPLDGMGGASIFRLKQDDANVSVIIETLTEHATRYCMAQNYLPAIKDGDKRVLVVDGEPVPYCLARIPKSGETRGNLAAGGRGEARPLTESDWKIARDVAPTLKAKGLIFVGLDIIGDRLTEINVTSPTCVREIEAAYPDVSITGMLMDAIEKRLAVRTR
- a CDS encoding YqgE/AlgH family protein, coding for MNLQHHFLIAMPALQDSVFKRSVVYICEHNEDGAMGLIINKPMDQFSVENVLNKLKIDPTPRDPAIRLDNPVFMGGPLADDRGFILHTPCPGFGSSISISEDTMITTSKDVLETLGTPSQPKNTLVALGYSAWENGQLEEELLENAWLTTPADKDILFHTPIAERWRAAARKLGIDIHNISTEAGHA